A genomic segment from Luteolibacter ambystomatis encodes:
- a CDS encoding sigma-70 family RNA polymerase sigma factor, producing MLRATTNEENGLPLGEWPMLSTYAEIRETGGDRIPLLERLPGLTRRLLPETGGQLSEQDARAFTDQWMRCQLSVRAYFTSYLSDRSAIDDCIQEVAIVAWKKGPRDEGADAFLAYCLACARRIAKGEVRKKYRHPQVSLSPDVLSSLAETVAHMEQEETMEPAARISALQSCLDSLKSAPRRLLELRYTSREPAALQREAEATGTSRDALYKKLERLRALLRDCVLRKSALSE from the coding sequence ATGCTCCGTGCCACCACCAACGAGGAGAACGGCCTGCCGCTGGGCGAGTGGCCGATGCTCTCCACGTACGCGGAAATCCGGGAGACGGGTGGTGACCGCATCCCCCTGCTGGAGCGCCTGCCGGGCCTGACACGACGGCTGCTCCCGGAAACAGGCGGCCAGCTTTCCGAGCAGGACGCTCGCGCTTTCACTGACCAGTGGATGCGCTGCCAGCTCTCCGTGCGGGCCTACTTCACCAGCTATCTCAGCGACCGCTCCGCCATCGACGACTGCATCCAGGAGGTGGCGATCGTGGCGTGGAAGAAGGGGCCGCGTGACGAAGGCGCGGATGCCTTCCTCGCCTACTGCCTGGCTTGCGCACGCCGCATTGCCAAGGGCGAGGTGCGGAAGAAGTACCGCCATCCGCAGGTCAGCCTGTCTCCGGACGTGTTGTCCTCGCTCGCGGAAACCGTCGCCCATATGGAGCAGGAGGAAACGATGGAGCCCGCCGCACGCATCTCCGCTCTCCAAAGCTGTCTCGATTCCCTCAAGTCCGCGCCACGGCGGCTGCTGGAACTCCGCTACACCTCCCGCGAACCGGCCGCGCTCCAGCGCGAGGCCGAGGCCACCGGGACCTCCCGCGACGCCCTCTACAAGAAACTGGAACGGCTCCGCGCCCTGCTGCGCGACTGTGTGCTCAGGAAATCCGCCCTCTCGGAATGA